From the Nerophis ophidion isolate RoL-2023_Sa linkage group LG18, RoL_Noph_v1.0, whole genome shotgun sequence genome, one window contains:
- the slc1a5 gene encoding neutral amino acid transporter B(0) isoform X2 encodes MNILGLVVFAIVFGVALRKLGEEGEILIKFFNSFNEATMVLVSWIMWYAPVGIMFLVAGKIVEMDEVDKLFASLGKYIACCIVGHLIHGGLVLPAIYLVFTRKNPYKFLWGIFTALATAFGTASSSATLPLMMKCVEENNGVSKQISRFILPIGATVNMDGAALFQCVAAVFIAQLNGVSLNFIQVITILVTATASSVGAAGIPAGGVLTLAIILEAIGLPTNDLSLILAVDWLVDRTCTVLNVEGDAFGAGLLQFFVDRTSKPEEAELRDLEKDADDNPEHSPLMEKAGGPGYRPSNNTAESHREKDSVM; translated from the exons ATGAATATTCTGGGCCTGGTGGTGTTTGCCATCGTGTTTGGCGTGGCATTGAGGAAGTTGGGGGAGGAAGGCGAGATCTTGATAAAGTTTTTCAACTCCTTCAACGAAGCCACCATGGTGCTGGTCTCCTGGATCATGTG GTATGCCCCTGTAGGTATCATGTTCCTTGTTGCTGGCAAGATTGTGGAGATGGACGAAGTCGATAAGCTGTTTGCCAGCTTAGGGAAATACATCGCTTGCTGCATTGTCGGACACCTCATCCACGGCGGCCTGGTATTGCCCGCCATCTACTTGGTCTTCACGAGGAAGAACCCATACAAGTTCTTGTGGGGGATATTCACAGCTCTGGCCACGGCTTTTGGAACGGCCTCCAG CTCCGCCACGCTGCCGCTGATGATGAAGTGCGTGGAGGAAAACAACGGCGTCTCCAAGCAAATCAGCCGCTTCATCCTCCCCATCGGTGCCACAGTCAACATGGACGGCGCCGCCCTCTTTCAGTGCGTGGCGGCTGTTTTCATTGCTCAGCTCAACGGCGTCTCCCTCAACTTCATCCAAGTCATTACCATCCT CGTGACGGCAACGGCGTCAAGTGTTGGAGCTGCTGGCATCCCCGCCGGCGGGGTGTTGACCCTCGCTATCATCCTGGAGGCTATCGGGTTGCCCACCAATGATCTCTCCCTCATCCTGGCTGTCGATTGGCTTGT CGACCGCACATGCACGGTGCTCAACGTGGAGGGCGACGCCTTCGGAGCCGGCCTCCTGCAGTTCTTCGTAGACCGCACGTCCAAACCGGAAGAAGCGGAGCTGAGGGACCTCGAAAAGGACGCCGACGATAACCCCGAGCACTCGCCGCTCATGGAGAAGGCAGGTGGCCCGGGTTACCGACCGAGCAATAACACGGCCGAGTCGCACAGGGAGAAAGATTCCGTCATGTAG